The following are encoded in a window of Thunnus albacares chromosome 9, fThuAlb1.1, whole genome shotgun sequence genomic DNA:
- the spata18 gene encoding mitochondria-eating protein, with the protein MADTLRRLANTSSFSVLQDKLESWYKDYHVISCDQNLNRCCELIELTAKIQGQLFAILNLTAAEGGHYAGVETLKMRLLPWLGTCFSMARPSVTEDTSLQLIQDSVEKDRRIRELSASHDNEMQKMETQLCSTRLQLDSVRAELDEAQKELEETKSKSATTLLATEDEILQMKADLRSAHEQVEIYKRKLDALDDYERQILLLRDEVSYLSTEKAMLQERLVRSRSPSPLPRLSRSSSPIRSESPTRAQLTNSSRHARLVSRFSDLYAVERLEAQTLLRRYVDDLEMVQKIIFIAVVESFKTAKLAYRQFKLRVRKTLSPSHFGPESLEDAAVDYIVRNLDLYDVQASINDVINAMNVNPRISFPPEVDFVLISALIRETCRVAFAMQTLDPPLDLAFASDGELYNDNKYRRSYDSEFTAPLVMYHVWPALVEGNTLIVKGEAVTRRGAPWSRSRSRSRSSSPVRARSLSPTRSLRFNSKRSLSPVRLTASCL; encoded by the exons ATGGCCGACACTTTAAGGAGACTGGCGAACACATCTTCCTTCAGCGTGTTACAGGACAAGCTGGAGAGCTGGTACAAAGACTATCAT GTGATTTCCTGTGACCAGAATCTGAACAGATGTTGTGAGCTGATAGAATTAACTGCCAAGATCCAGGGTCAACTGTTTGCCATCCTTAACCTCACAGCTGCTGAAG GTGGACACTATGCTGGGGTGGAAACTCTCAAAATGCGCCTGCTGCCTTGGCTGGGCACCTGTTTCTCAATGGCGAGGCCCTCGGTCACTGAAGACACCAGTTTACAGCTCATCCAG GATTCAGTGGAAAAGGACAGGAGGATCAGGGAGCTCTCAGCCTCCCATGACAATGAAATGCAGAAGATGGAGACTCAGCTGTGCTCCACTCGCCTGCAGTTGGACTCCGTCAGAGCAGA ATTGGATGAAGCTCAGAAGGAGCTGGAAGAGACAAAGAGCAAATCTGCAACCACTCTGCTGGCCACCGAAGATGAAATATTACAAATGAAAGCAGA tttacgATCCGCACATGAGCAGGTGGAGATTTATAAGAGGAAGCTGGATGCTCTTGATGATTATGAGCGGCAGATTCTCCTCCTGAGAGATGAAGTGTCATATCTGAGCACAGAGAAGGCCATGCTGCAGGAGAG gtTGGTGAGAAGTCGCTCTCCGAGCCCGTTGCCCAGGCTCAGCCGCTCATCCAGCCCCATTAGGAGTGAGTCACCCACCAGAGCCCAGCTCACTAACTCCTCCCGTCACGCACGCCTGGTATCACGCTTCAGCGACCTGTATGCTGTGGAGCGTCTGGAGGCCCAGACCTTGCTTCGACGCTACGTTGATGACTTAGAGATGGTCCAGAAAATCATCTTCATCGCTGTCGTG GAATCCTTTAAGACAGCAAAACTGGCTTATCGTCAGTTCAAGCTGCGCGTGAGAAAGACTTTGTCCCCATCCCACTTTGGACCAGAGAGTTTGGAGGATGCAGCTGTGGACTACATCGTCAGAAACCTGGACCTCTATGACGTACAGGCCAGCATCAAT GATGTGATCAATGCCATGAATGTGAACCCTCGGATCTCTTTCCCGCCAGAGGTGGACTTTGTCCTTATCAGTGCCTTGATCAGGGAGACATGCAGGGTGGCCTTTGCCATGCAGACCCTGGACCCACCTCTTGACTTGGCCTTTGCCAGTGATGGAGAACTTTACAACGACAACAA GTATCGCCGTAGCTATGACTCAGAGTTCACTGCTCCTCTAGTGATGTACCATGTGTGGCCGGCCTTGGTAGAAGGAAATACTTTAATAGTGAAAGGCGAGGCTGTGACAAGAAGAGGTGCTCCG tggAGTAGAAGCCGCAGCAGGAGCAGGAGTTCCAGCC
- the sgcb gene encoding beta-sarcoglycan, translated as MASEQESSNGPVKKSMREKAIERRNINKEHNSNFKAGYVPIEEERLHKTGLRGRKGNMAVCIIVLLFLLALINLIITLVIWTVIRIGPNGCDSMEFHETGLLRFKQKADMGIVHPLHKSTVGGRKDQDLVLVGNDNPVVFQQGTTKLSVEKDKTSVVSDVGISFTDPRTQTTFFSTDFENHEFHLPKGVKVLSVKKASTERITSSAASDLNIKGDGKAIIRGNEGVNIMGRTVEFKMAGGIELRAENSIVLNGSVMFNATRIPNSAGDVYFDEGLERYKLCMCADGTLFRVQVKYPNMGCQTSDNPCRKAH; from the exons ATGGCGTCTGAGCAG GAAAGTTCCAATGGGCCAGTGAAGAAGTCCATGAGAGAAAAGGCTATAGAAAGACGCAATATCAACAAAGAACACAACAGTAACTTTAAAGCAGGCTATGTACCCATCGAAGAGGAGCGTCTTCATAAGACAGGGCTGAGAGGACGGAAGGGAAACATGGCTGTTTGCAtcatcgtcctcctcttcctcctcgccTTAATTAACCTTATT ATCACACTGGTAATATGGACGGTGATCCGTATCGGCCCGAATGGCTGTGACAGTATGGAGTTCCATGAGACTGGCCTGCTACGCTTCAAGCAGAAGGCGGACATGGGCATTGTTCACCCACTGCACAAGAGCACAGTAGGAGGTCGTAAGGACCAGGACTTGGTCCTTGTTGGCAACGACAACCCA GTCGTGTTCCAGCAAGGCACCACTAAGCTGAGTGTAGAAAAGGACAAGACTTCAGTTGTCAGTGATGTTGGCATATCCTTCACCGACCCTCGTACACAGACCACATTCTTCAGCACTGACTTTGAAAACCATGAGTTTCATTTGCCCAAAGGAGTCAAAGTCCTCAGTGTTAAAAAGGCTTCCACAGAAAGG ATCACCAGCAGTGCAGCATCTGACCTGAACATCAAAGGGGACGGCAAGGCCATCATTCGTGGTAATGAGGGGGTCAACATCATGGGCCGGACTGTAGAGTTCAAAATGGCTGGAGGTATCGAGCTCAGGGCT GAGAACAGCATTGTCCTCAATGGATCGGTCATGTTCAACGCTACACGCATCCCTAACTCTGCAGGAGATGTGTATTTTGATGAGGGTCTGGAGAGGTACAAGCTCTGCATGTGTGCAGATGGAACTCTGTTCCGTGTGCAGGTGAAGTATCCCAACATGGGCTGCCAGACATCAGATAACCCATGTAGAAAAGCTCACTAG